GGTAGATCGTCGGCTTTCCGACCCCTGACCTCGCGGCCACCGCTTCGATCGACAGGCGCCCGAAGCCGTCATTCATGAGGATTTCATGCGCCACCGACAAGGCCCGCTTCCTTGCGGTCTTGCTGGGCGGGCGCCCGCGCGGTTTCCTGGGGTTCGGTTGATCTTGACTCATTATGTAACGTGACGTAACGTAATTAATGTAGATACGCAAGGACACCCCATGTCTTCGATCACGACAGTCATACCCCATATCATCGCAAGGGATGCCAAGGCCGCCATCGCATTCTACATCGCGGCCTTCGGCGCGACCGAGATATTTCGCATGACCGATCCCTCCGATGGCAGGATCGGTCACGCGGAACTGAAATTCGGCGACAGCACCATCATGCTCGCCGACGAGTATCCCGATTTCGGCGCGCTCGGCCCCGACACGATCGGCGGCTCGCCGGTGACGCTGCACCTGTCGACGACAGCGGTCGATGCCGACCTCGCCCGCGCCGTCGAGGCCGGCGCGACGATCCTGCGCGCCGCCACCGACCAGAGCTTCGGCGAGCGCAACGCGATGGTGCAGGACCCGTTCGGCCACCGGTGGAGACTGTCGCAAACCATCGAGCAACTGCACCCCGACGAGATGCAGCGGCGCTGGGACGAAGAAGCCGCCTCATGAGCAGCGGGTGGCCGCCAGCCGCTCGAAGAGCCGGGCAACGGCTTCGGCACCGGGATCGACATTGCCGCTGAGCTGAGCGGCAGTCACATAGGACGCCCGCCCGGCATTCGCCGTCAACATCCGCGCGGTCGACATGGCACCGGTTCTCGCATGCGAGGCGGCTGCCTGCAGCCCGTCCCGAAGGCCCTCCAGGGCGGGTGCCAGGGCGTCGATCATGGTACGATCGCCAGGATCACGCCCGACGAGCCCCCCATCGTCTGGCTCAATTCGCGGCTGATCGCGGGCAGCAACTGCCCGAGATCGGCCAAGGGCAAATCGTCCAGGCGATCCAGCAACGTGATCTTCACCCGCATAGACTTCTTCCATGATCTTGCCGGTTCCTGAAAACCAGGCATCACAAGGATCACGTTGGATTACCCCGCATTCATACGGCCAAAGGTGCGACAGGCCAGATTTGCGCATTGCACGTCTTCGTCGCTGCTGGCGCCGCTCACCCCGATGCCGCCGATGACGGCCCCAACGGATGTCGTGATCGGCAAACCGCCCGTAATGGCCACGAAACACAACCACGATCCATACGCAGATGATCCTCGTCAGGGATACGCGCCCGGGCCTGTATGAAACGCCCCGGAACCTGCCAAACGCCCGTTTCCCGCTGCGACAGTAGCTTTTCGAGGAAAACGAGTCCATCGCACCCGGATTTGGTTCGCGGGGTTGCCTCACCTCGATGCGGCCAGTATGCGAGGCCGGAACGAAAGGTGAATACATGCGCAGACACAGCTTCGAGCGCGATGGCGTGGTCTTTTCATTCCTCGACGCCGGCGGTGACGGCAAGCCGTTGCTCGCGCTTCATGGCCACTGGATGGGGGCGTCCGACTTTACGGAGGTTGCCGACGATCTTTCGCCCGAATGGCGCGTGATCGCACTCGACCAGCGCGGCTTTGGCGAAACCGACCACGGGGCCGCGCACCACATGGCCGCCTATGTCGGCGATGCGGTCGCGCTGCTGGCGCATCTTGCCATCGCCGCGCCGGTTCCGGTCCTGGGTCATTCCTTTGGCGGTATCGTCGCCTATCATCTGGCGGCCGCGCACCCGGAGCGGGTTTCCGCGATGATCATCGAAGATATCGGGGTGAACATCCAGGATGATTCCACACCCTTCGTCACCCATTGGAGCGGAACCTTCCGGCTGCGCGAAACATTGGAGGACCGGCTTGGCCCGCGACTGGCGCCCTATCTGCAGCGTTCCATCCGCCGCACAAAGGACGGCTGGACACTCAATTTCGATCCGGCCGAATTCCTGCTGTCGGAGCAGGCAACCAACGGCGACCACTGGAACGTCTGGCTGCAAAGCCGCTGCCCCGCCCTGGTCCTGTCCGGCAGCGAAAGCCGTGTCTGCGACCGGGCAGAGCTGCAAGCCATGGCGGAAAGGCGCGACGGCACCGAGTTCGCCCGGCTGGAGGCCGGTCACTCGATCCATATCGACGCGCGCCCGGAATTCGTGGAACGCTTGCGGCAGTTTCTGGACAAGCAGCATCCGTGAACGGCCGGCATCATTCGCCGAGCCGGCCGTGTCACCGCCCTATCCGGGTTGCCCCGTGTCGGCCCTATTGCGGTTCGGGCACCAGGATCTCGCGTTTGCCGACATGGTTGGCGGCTGACACCAGCCCCTGCTCCTCCATCTGCTCGACCAGGCGGGCGGCCTTGTTGTAGCCGATCGCCAGCTTGCGCTGGATGTAGGAGGTCGAGCATTTGCGGTCGTTGATCACCACCTGCACCGCCTGATCATAGAGCGCGTCCTCGCCATTGGTGTTGCCGCCCAGCCCCAGCACCAGGTCGATATCGTCGGCCTTTTCGTCATCGGGGCCGTCCAGCACCGTGCCGACATATTCCGGCGGGCCAAAGCTCTTGAGATGGCTGACCACCTCCTCGACCTCTTCGTCGGACACAAACGGCCCGTGGCAGCGGGTGATCTTGGCCCCGCCCGCCATGTAGAGCATGTCGCCCATGCCCAGAAGCTGTTCGGCGCCCATTTCGCCGAGGATGGTCCGGCTGTCCACCTTGGACGTCACCTGGAACGAGATCCGGGTCGGGAAGTTGGCCTTGATGGTGCCGGTGATCACGTCGACCGAGGGCCGCTGCGTGGCCATGATCAGGTGGATGCCCGATGCCCGCGCCATCTGCGCGAGACGCTGGATGCAGGCCTCGATTTCCTTGCCCGCGACCATCATCAGGTCGGCCATCTCGTCCACGATCACCACGATATAGGGCAGTTTCTCGGGGGCGAATTCCTCGGTCTCGAACACCGGTTCGCCGGTTTCGTCGTCGAACCCGGTCTGCACCGTGCGCGAGAACATTTCGTTCTTGGACAGTGCATCCTTTACCCGGCCGTTATAGCCGGCGATGTTGCGCACGCCCATCTTCGACATCTTGCGATAGCGGTCCTCCATCTCGCCCACGACCCATTTGAGCGCCACGACCGCCTTTTTCGGATCGGTCACCACCGGCGACAGAAGGTGCGGAATACCGTCATAGACCGACAGTTCCAGCATCTTGGGGTCGATCATGATCAGCCGGCATTCCTCGGGCGTCAGCTTGTAGAGCAGCGACAGGATCATGGTGTTGATGGCGACGGATTTGCCCGAACCGGTGGTCCCCGCGATCAGCAGGTGCGGCATCTTGGCCAGGTTGGCCACCACCGGGTCGCCCCCGATATCCTTGCCCAGCGCCAACGGCAGGCTGCGGTTGCCGTCGCCGAATTCGCGGCTGGCGAGTATCTCGCGCAGCACGACCTTTTCCCGGTTCTCGTTCGGCAGTTCGATCCCGATCACCGACCGGCCGGGAACGGTGGACACACGCGCCGACAGCGCCGACATCGACCGGGCGATGTCGTCGGCCAGACCGATCACGCGCGACGCCTTCAGGCCCGGCGCGGGTTCCAGTTCATACATGGTCACGACCGGGCCGGGGCGGACGCTGACGATCTCGCCCTTGACGCCATAGTCGTCCAGCACGCTTTCCAGCATCCGGGCGTTTTCCTCCAGCGCCTCGTCCGACAGCAGATGGCGCTGGATGCTGACCGGGTTGGTCAGCAGGCTGAGCGGCGGCAGTTCAAACGCCTCGCCCGTTTCGTCAAAGGCCAGGCCCGGCTGTGCCTCGGAGATCGCGCGGGTGGACAGCGCCGCCGTCTTGCGCGGCGGGTTCATCACGACCGTGCGCGGCCCCGCGACCGGGATCGGCATCGGGTCGGGTTCGGGCTCGGACAATGGCAGCGCATCATCCTGCACCGATACCCGCGGCTGCGGATCGCTGGAAGGTTCGCCGGGAAGATCGCCGGAAAGATCACCGGGAGGATCGCTGGGCGGCGCGCTGGGCGCATCGACGGGGGCTGTCGCCTCTTGCGGCTCGGCACCGGCATAGACCGGCGGTTCGACCCGCGCCCGGCCCGCCGAAGGATCCAGAACCAGCGGTTCGGGCCGCCGCCCTCGCCCCTTGGTCAGGGGCAGCGCCGGATCCGGTTCGGGTTCGCCCTTGCGGGCGCGAATCGCGTTGGCGATCCGGTCGCGGATGCGGTCGCCGCTGGGCTCGTCGATCTCGACCGTGAATTCGGGTTCGATCAGTTCGGGCTCGGGCATGGTTTCGGGCCGGCGGATGAAGGACGGCACCTTGGCCAGGACCGAGGGCGCCGACGGGTCGGACCAGTCCGGCAGATCGTCCTCGTCCCCGGCCATGTCCCCGGCTTCGGCGGCACGGCGTTCGGCCCGCGCGGCGTGATGGTCGCGGGCCGCCTGCGCCGCCTGCGCGGCGCCACGGCCCAGCAGCGTCATCAACTGCCCGTAGGCCATCACCAGGCTGACCAGGCAGAACCGCAGCCCGCGTGCGATTTCGGGCCGGGTAAAGCCGGTCACATGGGCGCCCAGCGCCAGCAGGCCGACCCCCAGCAGGAATGAAATCAGCTTGACCGCCATCTGCGATCCCAGCGGCAGCAGCGTCAGCGCCGCCCCCAGAACGGTGTCGCCGAACAGCCCGCCCAGCCCATAGCTGTGGGTGGCCTGCCAGCCCGCGCCCGGCACCAGCGTCGCCGCATAGACCGAGGCCAGCGCGATCGCGATCGGGGCAAAGATCAGCCGCCCCACGGCCCGGTCCGCATGCCAGTGCAGCGCGAACCGCAGCCCCCAGATCACCGCGACCAGCGCGATGCCCCAGGCGCCCTTGCCCGCGATCATGATCAGCGGGGCCGCGACCGAGGCTCCGACACGGCCCAGCCAGTTCTGCACCGGCGCATCGGTCGACACCATCCAGTTCGGGTCGTCGGGGCTGTAGGACCAGATCATCGCCGCCACGGCCAGCCCGAAGCAGATCATGGCGATACCGATCAGTTCCCGGCCCCGCCGCTCCAGTGCCTCCTGCATGTTGCTGTCCAGAAGCGGATCCCGGCTGCGTGTCTGATATGCCATACCTTACCCTCGTTCCCTACGCGTAGAGACAGTCGCGCAGGTCACTCAGCCCGCGCCGTGTCTCGTCCATTGGGGCCACCATCGCGACCCTGATATATCCCTTGCCGGGATTGTCCCGGCCCTCGCCCCGCGCGAGATAGGCGCCGGGCAACACCCGCACCCCGGTTTCCCGCCACAGCTTCAGCGTTGCGGCCTCGCCATCCTCGACCGGCAACCACAAGAAGAACCCGGCCCGTGGCGGCAGGTAGCCCGGCACACCGCCAAAGACCTCATCCGCGAGCGTGTATTTCCGCCGGTAGAGCGCCCGGTTGTCCTCGACATGCGCCTCGTCCGCCCAGGCCCGCGCGGCGGCGGCCTGCAGCGGCGTCGGCAGCGGCGCACCGGAATAGGCGCGCAGCTGGTGGATGCGGGCGATGCTGTCCGGTCCCCCGGCAACGAAGCCCGACCGCAGGCCGGGCAGGTTCGACCGTTTCGACAGCGAATGAAACACCAGCACCCGTTCCGGGTCGGCCCCGGTTTCGGCGGCCACCTGCAACGCGCCCGGCGGCGGGTCGCCGCGATAGAGCTCGGCATAGCATTCATCCGCGAAGATGCGGAAATCGTGTTTCTCCGCCAGTGCCAGCAGGTCGCGCCAGTAATCGCGCCCGGCCACCGCCCCCTGCGGATTGGCGGGCGAACAGACATAGGCAATCACGGTGCGGTCCAGCACCTCGCCCGGCAGCGCCGCGAAATCGGGCAGGTGACCGGTTTCGGCGGTGGCCGGGACATAGACGGGTTCGGCCCCCACCGACAGCGCGGCGACCATGTAGACCTGGTAGAACGGGTTGGGGATCAGCACCGCCGGGCGCTGGCCGCCTTTCCTTTCGGGCCCGAGTGCCATCGCCGCGTTGTAGAGCCCCTCGCGGGTGCCGTTCAGCGCCATCAACTGGCGGTCGGGATCGACCGAAACGCCGTAGCGGCGCGACAGCCAGGCCGCGATCGCGCCCAGCAGCTCGGGCGAGCCGTTGTTGGGCGGATAGCTGTTGAAGCCCGCGACATTCGCGGCGATCACCTGCGCGATCCAGGGCGGGAACGGGTGGCGCGGTTCGCCGATGGACATATGCCGCACCTCGCCGCCGGGCGAATGCCCGTCGAGCAGCGCGCGCAGGCGCGGGAACGCATAGTCCGGTAGGTTCGAAAACCGCTCGGGATAATCCATCGAAACTGCCTCAGGTCGGGGTCGTTGTTCGCCCCGGATTTCGTCCAGATTACAGACGCACGCCCGCCCCGTCCAGAAAAAGGCAGGCGAGTCCCGGCAGTTGTGGCTTTCAGGCCAGCACCCGTTCGGCCGCGGCACCCAGCCTCAGCAATGCCTCTTCGCCCATCGGCGCACCCATCAGGCAGAGACCGCAGGACGGCGTGCCCGTCGGCAGGTTCAGCGCGCTCAGCCCCATCAGATTGCCGATGCGGGTGTTGCGCAGGACCAGCAGGTTCTGGGACTTGTAATAGTCCGGGTCCGAGGCCAGCCGGTCCAGCTGCGGCGGCACGGTCGGCACGGTGGGGCACAGCACGGCGTCGAACCCCGCCACGGCGCGGCGCCAAGTGGCGCGGACCCGGTCCAGCGCGGCCCAGGCGGCGACATAATCCGGCCCGGAATGGCTGGCGCCGAGCCGGAACCGGTCGCGTATCTCGGGGAACATGGCGTCGGGGCTGGCCTCGATCGCCGCGCGCCACTGCCCGTAGGCCTCGGTGGTATAGAGAACGCCCGACAGCGCCAGCGCATCGGACAGTTCCGGCACCTGCAACGGCTCGAGCCGCGCGCCCGCCCGTTCCAGCCTGGTGCAGGCCGCGTCGAACGCCGCCCGCGGGGCATCGTGCAGGTCATCCAGCGCCACGGTTTCCAGCACCGCCAGCCGCCGCCCGTCCAGCCGCGCGCCGCGCAGGTCGGCCGGTTGCCCGCCTTCCAGCAGGGCGAGATACAGCGCCGCATCCTCGACGCTGCGGGCCAGCGGCCCGACCGTGTCGAATTTCGGACAGAGCGGCACGATACCGTCCAGGGGCACTCTGCCGGCGGTGGTTTTCAACCCCACGAGATCGTTCCACGCGGACGGCACCCGCACGGATCCGCCGGTATCCGACCCGATCCCGCAGGCGGCCAGCCCGAACGCGACCGATGCCGCCGCCCCCGAGGACGACCCGCCCGGCGCGGCACCGGCGTCGTTGACGCAGGGCGATGTCGCCTTGACCGGGTTCAGCCCCAGCCCGGAAAACGCCAGTTCGCTCATATGGGTCTTGCCCAGGCAGACCGCGCCCATCGCGGTGGCGTTGCGCAGCACCGGGGCATCCCGGTCGGGCACCCGCCCCTTCAGCAGGTCCGACCCGGCCTCGGTCACGATGCCGGCACTGTCGAACAGGTCTTTCCAGCTTATCGGAACACCATCGACCAGCGAACGCCGCTGCCCGGTGCGGGCGCGGATGCGGGCGGCGCGGGCCTCGGCCAGGGCGCGGCCCGGGGTCGCGCGGGCATAGATGCGGTCGCTCATCGGATGGGCCGCGATGGCATCCAGATAGGCCTGCGCCAGATCGACCGGGTCGATGTCGCCCGCCGCGATGCCGCGCCCCAGATCCCCCGCCGTCATCGTCAACCAGTTCGACATGCACCCGTCCTTTCGCGTTTTCCGGAACGGTAGCGACAGGACCGCGCATGGACAATCCCGTCCCGGCACGCATAGTGCCACCATGGAACTGAACAGTGATGTCCTGATCGTCGGAGGCGGGCTGAACGGCCCGGCCCTTGCGCTGGCCCTGGCCCGCGCCGGACATTCCGTCACCGTGATCGACGCCCTCGCCGCCAGCGCCCGGCGCGATGCCGATTTCGACGGTCGCGCCTATGCGCTGGCGCTGTCATCGCAACGGCTGCTGGCGGCGACGGGGATCTGGCCGCGCGTGGCGGATGACGCCCAGCCGATGCTGGAAATCAAGGTCACCGACGGCCATGCCGGGTCCGGGCCATCGCCGTTCTGGATGCATTTCGACCATGCCGAGATCGAGGAAGGCCCGATGGGTTTCATGGTCGAGGACCGGCACCTGCGCCGCGCCTTCCTGGACGCGATGGCGGACCAGCCTGCCATCACGCAGGTCACCGGGCGTGTCGTGGCGCAGGACACCCGGCCCGGGCGCACGGTGCTGACGCTCGTGGGTGGCGAAACCCTGGCCGGAAAGGTCCTGATCGGGTGCGACGGACGCGCCAGCGGCACCGCCCGCCGTGCGGGGATCGGGCGCACCGAATGGGATTATGGCCAGACCGCGCTGGTCTGCGCCATCGCCCATGAAAAACCCCATGACGGCATCGCACACCAGTTTTTCATGCCGCCGGGTCCGCTGGCGATCCTGCCGCTGAAGGACAACCGCTGTTCCATCGTCTGGAGCGAGCGCCACGACACCGCCCGGACCATCGCCGCGCTGGACGACGCCGCCTATCTCGAGGTGCTGCGCCCGCGGTTCGGCGATTTCCTCGGCGACATCGCGCTGGCGGGCGCGCGGTTTTCGTATCCGCTGGGCCTGACCGTGGCCAACAGCTTTGTCACCGAGCGGCTGGCGCTGGTGGGCGACGCGGCGCACGGGCTGCACCCGATCGCCGGACAGGGGCTGAATGCCGGGCTGCGCGACGTGGCCGCCCTGGCCGAGGTGCTGACCGATGCGGCACGGCGCGGAGAAGATATCGGCGCGGCCCCGGTTCTGGACCGCTACCAGCAGTGGCGCCGGTTCGACACCGCCACGCTGGCACTGGCGACCGATACGTTCAACAGGCTGTTTTCCAACGACAATCCGCTGCTACGGCTGGGCCGGGACCTGGGCATGGGGCTGGTCGGCGCCCTGCCCGGCCTGCGGCGCGGGTTCATCCGCGAGGCTGCGGGGCTGACCGGCGATCTGCCCCGGCTCATGCGGGGCCGGCCGCTCTGACCGCCTGCGCGGCAATGTCCTGACGGATCAGATCCTTGTAGAGATCCCGGATGCGCGCCATCACCGGCCGGTCGCCGGAACCGATCGGCTTGCCGTCGATTTCGGCAACCGGGGTCTGGGCGCCGAAGGTTCCGGTCAGGAACGCCTCGTCCGCGCCATAGGCCTCGTAGAGCGAGTAGTTCTTTTCGAAGACCGGGATGCCATTGTCGCGGCACAGGTCGATCACCTTGGCCCGCGTGACCCCGTTCATGCAGTAGTCGCCGCTGCTGGTCCACACCTCGCCCCGCCGCACGATGAAGAAATTGCAGGCATTGGTGGTGTTCACGAAGCCATGCGGGTCCAGCATCAGACCTTCGTCTGCGCCCGCCTGTTCGGCCTGCAGGCAGGCAATCACGCAGTTCAGCTTGGAATGGCTGTTGAACTTGGCGTCCTGGCTGTTCGGCAGGCCGCGCACCTGCGGCACGGTCGCCAGCCGGATACCGCGCGCGGCAAGCCCGTCGGCGGGTTTCGAATGTTCCATGATGATCACCAGCGTCGGCCCCGACCGCGACAGGGACGGGTGCTGGAACGGCTTGACCTTGACGCCCCGCGTCAGCATCAACCGGCAATGCACATCCGTCGTCATGCCGTTGGCGGCGGCGGTGCGGGTCAGCGCATCGAGAATACCCGCCCTATCCATCCCGACATCGAGGCTGACCGCCTTGCACGAGTTGAAGAAGCGATCCATGTGGTCGTCGAAAAACGCCCAGTGCCCGTCATAAAGCCGCAGCCCCTCCCACATACCGTCGCCGAGCATGAACCCGCTGTCATAAACCGACACTTTCGCATCGTCGCGATGCACGATCTCGCCGTTCACATAGATCCTTATATCGCGGTTGCGGGCATCGTCCTCGGCATCATGGGTGGTGAGGCTGCCGGTCTCGGGGTCTGTGGTCATGGGCGGTCCGTCGCGCTGGGGTAAAAACAGGACAGGATTGCCCGCTGCACCCCCGGATTGTCAACGGCGCGCGGCCCGGCAACGAAAAAGGCCGCACCCGGCGGGCGCGGCCTCAGTTATCGTCGCGGGAAAGGCCGGTTACTCGGCGCTTTCCTTCTTCTCGCGGGCGACTTCCTCGCCGGTTTCCTGGTCGACGACCTTCATCGACAGGCGCACCTTGCCGCGATCGTCAAAGCCCAGCAGCTTGACCTTCACTTCCTGACCTTCCTTCAGCACGTCGGACGGATGGTTCAGTCGGCGGTTTTCGATCTGGGACACATGCACCAGGCCGTCACGTTTGCCAAAGAAGTTCACGAAGGCGCCGAAATCGACGATCTTGACGACCTTGCCGGTATAGATCGCGCCTTCCTCGGGCTCGGCCACGATCGCGTGGATCATGTCATAGGCCTTCTGGATGGCTTCGCCGTTGGGCGATGCGATCTTGATGACGCCGTCATCGTTGATGTCGACCTTGGCGCCGGACACCTCGACGATCTCGCGGATCACCTTGCCGCCCGAGCCGATCACTTCGCGGATCTTGTCGGTGGGGATGTTCATGGTTTCGATACGCGGTGCGTGAACCGAGAATTCGCCGGCGCCGGACAGCGCCTTGTTCATCTCGCCCAGGATGTGCATCCGGCCGTCTTTCGCCTGTGCCAGCGCCTTTTCCATGATTTCCGGCGTGATGCCCGCGACCTTGATGTCCATCTGCAGCGAGGTGATGCCGTTTTCGGTGCCCGCCACCTTGAAGTCCATATCGCCGAGGTGGTCCTCGTCGCCCAGGATGTCGGTCAGCACCGCGTAGGACCCGTCCTCTTCGAGGATCAGACCCATCGCCACGCCGGCAACCGCGGATTTCAGCGGCACGCCCGCATCCATCATCGACAGCGACCCGCCACAGACCGAGGCCATCGACGACGACCCGTTCGATTCGGTGATCTCGGAGACCAGCCGGACCGTGTAGGGGAAATCGGTCGGGGCCGGCAGCACCGCCTGCAGCGCGCGCCAGGCCAGCTTGCCGTGGCCGATTTCGCGGCGGCCCGGAGGTCCGACGCGGCCAACCTCGCCAACCGAATAGGGCGGGAAGTTGTAATGCAGCAGGAAGTTCGACTTGAAGGTGCCGTGCAGCGCGTCGATGAACTGTTCGTCATCGCCGGTGCCCAGCGTCGTCACCACCAGGCCCTGGGTTTCGCCGCGGGTGAACAGCGCCGAACCGTGGGTGCGCGGCAGCAGGCCGGTTTCACAGCTGATCGGGCGCACATCGGTGGTCGAGCGTCCGTCGATCCGCTTGCCGCCCTTGACCACGTCGCCGCGCAGGATGCCGGCTTCGAGTTTCTTGAGCGCCGAGCCCAGATTGGCGTCGCCCAGCTGTTCTTCGGTCAGCGCGGCCTTGATCGTCTCGCGCGCGGCGGCGACGGCGGCGGTGCGGTCCTGTTTGTCGGTGATCGCGAACGCGGCGCGCATCTGCTCTTCGCCGGCGGCCTGCACCGCGGCGAACAGGTCGGAATAATCCGGCGCCTGGAAATCGAACGGCTCTTTCGCGGCGGATTCGGCCAGCGAAATGATCAGGTCGATCACCGGCTGGATCTGTTCGTGGGCAAAGGTCACCGCGCCCAGCATCTCGGCTTCCGACAGCTCATAGGCTTCGGATTCGACCATCATCACCGCGTCCTTGGTCCCGGCGACGACCAGGTCCAGCCGCTGTTCGGGGTTCAGGCGCAGGTCGTGCATGTCGTCCACGGTCGGGTTCAGCACATATTCGCCATCGGCAAACCCGACGCGGCAGCCGGCGATCGGCCCCATGAACGGCACGCCCGAGATGGTCAGCGCGGCGGACGCGGCGATCATCGCCACGATATCCGGGTCATTGACCAGGTCGTGGCTCAGTACGGTGCACATCACCAGCACTTCGTTCTTGAAGCCCGGCACGAACAGCGGGCGGATCGGTCGGTCGATCAGGCGCGCGGTCAGCGTTTCCTTTTCGGTCGGGCGCGCCTCGCGCTTGAAGAAACCGCCCGGCACCTTGCCGGCGGCATAGTATTTTTCCTGGTAGTGGACGGTCAGCGGAAAGAAATCCTGCCCGGGCTTCTGCTCGCGGGCATAGGTCACGTTGGCCATCACACGGGTTTCGCCCAGCGTGGCGATCACGGACCCGTCCGCCTGTCGGGCAACCTTGCCGGTTTCCAGCGTGAGCGTCTCCTCGCCCCACTGCATGGTCTTCGTCGTTATGTCAAACATCTAGCGTATCCTGATTGGGAGCGCTCCCGGGCCCTTCCCGGGTCTCCCGATTTCGTGGCGGCCCCATTGCCGCCGACCCCTGTCCTTTGCACAACGCCGGGGTCGCAGCGTCACGTCTCAGATTCTGCGCGAATACAGGAACGGACATGAAATTGAAAGGGGTTGGGAACCACCGCGTTCCCCTTCTTTCCGCGCAGCGATCCACCGCAGGGCACGCACGCCGCGCCCTGCCCCGGGCCGTTTCCGCATGGCCACGTCACCGCAGGCCGAAGGGGGTTCAGCGCCCGATATGGTCCAGAACGAAATCGGCGCGCGCCCCGACACCGGCCAGCGGCAGCTGCACGAGGTCATAGCCGGGCCGGCAATAGGTTTCGGCCATGATCCGGCCGGTGGCCTCGGCCTCCCGCCGGTCCTGCCTGCGCTCGGTATCCCGGCCATAGATCTCGTCCCAGTAGGGGGCGAAAAATACGGTTCGGCTGTATCGAAACACATGCGCCGCCTTCTCGACATGCGCGGGGACGGGCAGGCCGCAGAGGGTCAGATAGCCGATCACGTCGGGGAGGCCGCGATCCATCAGGACCGGGCCGGTCATCGCCGACGCCGCGTGGTGGGACCGGAGGTCCCAGCCGAGCATATGTTCGGCAAAACCCGCCCGGTCCGCCCAGGGCAGGGCCGTTCCTCCGATCCTGACCTGATCGCGGATGATCGCCCGGCCGGCCTCGGGCATCGTCCCCAGGCCCCGGCGCGCCAGGGCTTCGGTCAGGCTGGTCTTTCCCGCTCCGGGGCCGCCGGTCACAACGAATAAATGGTCACACATGCACCATCCTCTGCGGTATCACATGGGGGATGTCACGCGGGCCGCGACCGCATGGTCGGCGGCGCAGGTCCGGGCGGTGACACGAACGCGATGATACCGGCAAAGGCGACGGCCGCAAGGGTATCCGAAACGGATCGGATGATACGGCGGCGGGCAGAAAAAAACACGCCCGGATGGCCGGGCGTGCTGCTTGCATTTTCGCTCCGGGACGCGGAGGCGTCAGCGGCGCAGACCCAGGCGCTTGATCAGGTCCTGATAGCGAGCCTCGTCCTTGCCCTTGAGGTAATCCAGCAGCTTGCGGCGCTGGGCCACCATTTTCAGAAGCCCACGGCGACCGTGGTTGTCCTTCTTATGGGTCTTGAAATGCTCGGTCAGCGTTGCGATGCGCGAGCTCAGGATGGCAACCTGCACTTCGGGCGAACCGGTGTCGCCGTCCTTGGTTGCGAATTCCTTCATCACACGGGTCTTTTCCGCGGCAGTAATCGACATCGGGGTCTCCTTTACGGGTTGGAGTGAATGGCGCAGGCCGGGATGTCGTCCAGCACAGGCCCATGGAGAATATCCCGCACCGTCCCGCCCGGAAGCCAGCCCCGGAGATTCGAATGCGGATGCGCGCGTATAGGCGGTCTGAACCGGAAAGGCAAAGGGTTCGTGGGAATGCCCCGATCA
This is a stretch of genomic DNA from Pukyongiella litopenaei. It encodes these proteins:
- a CDS encoding amidase — translated: MSNWLTMTAGDLGRGIAAGDIDPVDLAQAYLDAIAAHPMSDRIYARATPGRALAEARAARIRARTGQRRSLVDGVPISWKDLFDSAGIVTEAGSDLLKGRVPDRDAPVLRNATAMGAVCLGKTHMSELAFSGLGLNPVKATSPCVNDAGAAPGGSSSGAAASVAFGLAACGIGSDTGGSVRVPSAWNDLVGLKTTAGRVPLDGIVPLCPKFDTVGPLARSVEDAALYLALLEGGQPADLRGARLDGRRLAVLETVALDDLHDAPRAAFDAACTRLERAGARLEPLQVPELSDALALSGVLYTTEAYGQWRAAIEASPDAMFPEIRDRFRLGASHSGPDYVAAWAALDRVRATWRRAVAGFDAVLCPTVPTVPPQLDRLASDPDYYKSQNLLVLRNTRIGNLMGLSALNLPTGTPSCGLCLMGAPMGEEALLRLGAAAERVLA
- a CDS encoding FAD-dependent oxidoreductase, whose protein sequence is MELNSDVLIVGGGLNGPALALALARAGHSVTVIDALAASARRDADFDGRAYALALSSQRLLAATGIWPRVADDAQPMLEIKVTDGHAGSGPSPFWMHFDHAEIEEGPMGFMVEDRHLRRAFLDAMADQPAITQVTGRVVAQDTRPGRTVLTLVGGETLAGKVLIGCDGRASGTARRAGIGRTEWDYGQTALVCAIAHEKPHDGIAHQFFMPPGPLAILPLKDNRCSIVWSERHDTARTIAALDDAAYLEVLRPRFGDFLGDIALAGARFSYPLGLTVANSFVTERLALVGDAAHGLHPIAGQGLNAGLRDVAALAEVLTDAARRGEDIGAAPVLDRYQQWRRFDTATLALATDTFNRLFSNDNPLLRLGRDLGMGLVGALPGLRRGFIREAAGLTGDLPRLMRGRPL
- a CDS encoding aminotransferase class IV, which gives rise to MTTDPETGSLTTHDAEDDARNRDIRIYVNGEIVHRDDAKVSVYDSGFMLGDGMWEGLRLYDGHWAFFDDHMDRFFNSCKAVSLDVGMDRAGILDALTRTAAANGMTTDVHCRLMLTRGVKVKPFQHPSLSRSGPTLVIIMEHSKPADGLAARGIRLATVPQVRGLPNSQDAKFNSHSKLNCVIACLQAEQAGADEGLMLDPHGFVNTTNACNFFIVRRGEVWTSSGDYCMNGVTRAKVIDLCRDNGIPVFEKNYSLYEAYGADEAFLTGTFGAQTPVAEIDGKPIGSGDRPVMARIRDLYKDLIRQDIAAQAVRAAGPA
- the pnp gene encoding polyribonucleotide nucleotidyltransferase, whose product is MFDITTKTMQWGEETLTLETGKVARQADGSVIATLGETRVMANVTYAREQKPGQDFFPLTVHYQEKYYAAGKVPGGFFKREARPTEKETLTARLIDRPIRPLFVPGFKNEVLVMCTVLSHDLVNDPDIVAMIAASAALTISGVPFMGPIAGCRVGFADGEYVLNPTVDDMHDLRLNPEQRLDLVVAGTKDAVMMVESEAYELSEAEMLGAVTFAHEQIQPVIDLIISLAESAAKEPFDFQAPDYSDLFAAVQAAGEEQMRAAFAITDKQDRTAAVAAARETIKAALTEEQLGDANLGSALKKLEAGILRGDVVKGGKRIDGRSTTDVRPISCETGLLPRTHGSALFTRGETQGLVVTTLGTGDDEQFIDALHGTFKSNFLLHYNFPPYSVGEVGRVGPPGRREIGHGKLAWRALQAVLPAPTDFPYTVRLVSEITESNGSSSMASVCGGSLSMMDAGVPLKSAVAGVAMGLILEEDGSYAVLTDILGDEDHLGDMDFKVAGTENGITSLQMDIKVAGITPEIMEKALAQAKDGRMHILGEMNKALSGAGEFSVHAPRIETMNIPTDKIREVIGSGGKVIREIVEVSGAKVDINDDGVIKIASPNGEAIQKAYDMIHAIVAEPEEGAIYTGKVVKIVDFGAFVNFFGKRDGLVHVSQIENRRLNHPSDVLKEGQEVKVKLLGFDDRGKVRLSMKVVDQETGEEVAREKKESAE
- a CDS encoding AAA family ATPase; translation: MCDHLFVVTGGPGAGKTSLTEALARRGLGTMPEAGRAIIRDQVRIGGTALPWADRAGFAEHMLGWDLRSHHAASAMTGPVLMDRGLPDVIGYLTLCGLPVPAHVEKAAHVFRYSRTVFFAPYWDEIYGRDTERRQDRREAEATGRIMAETYCRPGYDLVQLPLAGVGARADFVLDHIGR